The Calliphora vicina chromosome 3, idCalVici1.1, whole genome shotgun sequence genome contains a region encoding:
- the LOC135955533 gene encoding MRN complex-interacting protein, translating into MPQEIRVLHCFNCKIFQVDIVKKLSKWQCRVCNTKQTVRKEYFRGTGTECRIKVQELNMTKGQKHNETVGSYLNVLNTVNEINCSLENNIDHNDVTSNNIVKDELSIERDCEPSSSISEFNMMFDFSQTKKWSSKRDQSSSNDYQLTSSTKKSKWDNYV; encoded by the exons atgccaCAAGAAATTCGAGTTCTACATTGTTTTAATTGCAAGATATTCCAA GTGGATATTGTTAAAAAGTTGTCGAAATGGCAATGTCGAGTTTgcaatacaaagcaaacagtacggAAAGAATATTTTCGAGGCACAGGAACAGAATGTCGTATTAAAGTTCAAGAATTAAATATGACAAAAGGTCAAAAACACAACGAAACTGTTGGCAGTTATTTGAATGTACTGAATACAGTAAATGAAATCAATTGTTCATTAGAAAACAACATAGATCATAACGATGTCACATCCAATAATATAGTCAAAGATGAATTATCTATCGAAAGAGATTGTGAACCGTCTTCGTCTATTAGTGAGTTCAATATGATGTTCGATTTTTCGCAAACTAAAAAGTGGTCATCTAAACGTGACCAGTCTTCATCTAATGATTATCAATTGACTAGTTCTACAAAGAAATCTAAATGGGATAATTATGTATAA